One part of the Lentimicrobium sp. L6 genome encodes these proteins:
- a CDS encoding thiamine pyrophosphate-dependent enzyme, which translates to MTNKKYSIKHTPKETLENWYYLMYLGRKLDEKAPNYLKQALGWSYHAPYAGHDGIQLAIGQIFEKNKDYLFPYYRDMLTAISAGMTETEIILNGISKADDPSSGGRHMSNHFAKPEWNIENVSSCTGNHTLHAVGVARAIKTYGEKAVAISSQGESSVSEGYVYEAITGADREQLPVIFVIQDNGYGISVPKKDQTANRKVIDNFSGYKNLHLIHCNGKDVFDSMNAMHEAKQHALETGNPVLLHANCVRMGSHSNSDDHLLYRDEQERNYVKEYDPLAKYRRMLTRYKRFTEEELAAIEEKAIKAVKKAHKIAITAKDPSPDSIHDFVTPEPVVSIKYPEGLHTQNSGKKIKLITALNETLKSEFRRNPDTYIWGQDMANKDKGGIFNVSKGLQQEFGVKRVFNAPIAEDFIVGTANGMSRYNDDIRIVVEGAEFADYFWPAMEQLVESSHDYYRSNGKFVPNVTIRLASGGYIGGGLYHSQNIEGTLTTFPGIRVVYPAFADDAAGLLRTSIRSKGITLFLEPKALYNDPKAEAYCPDDFEVPFGKCRIRREGTDMTIITYGNTLPMSLEVAETLQKEDGANVEVLDLRSLLPLDKEGILKSVKKTNRVLVVHEDKVFGGFGGEVAAQISADAFEFLDAPVKRIGAEFTPVGFNRILENAILPNAKRILDASRELLNY; encoded by the coding sequence ATGACAAATAAAAAATACAGCATTAAGCATACGCCTAAAGAAACTTTAGAGAACTGGTATTATTTAATGTATTTAGGCAGAAAATTAGATGAAAAAGCGCCAAATTATTTAAAACAAGCATTGGGATGGTCATATCATGCACCATATGCGGGGCACGATGGAATTCAGTTGGCTATTGGTCAAATATTTGAAAAGAATAAAGATTACCTCTTTCCTTATTACAGAGATATGTTAACGGCTATTTCAGCTGGGATGACGGAAACAGAAATTATCTTAAATGGTATTTCTAAAGCTGATGATCCTTCATCAGGTGGTCGTCACATGTCCAACCACTTTGCCAAGCCAGAGTGGAATATAGAAAATGTTTCTTCCTGTACTGGTAACCATACTTTGCATGCAGTTGGAGTTGCTCGTGCCATTAAAACTTATGGCGAAAAAGCAGTAGCTATTAGTTCTCAAGGAGAAAGCTCTGTTTCTGAGGGTTATGTTTATGAGGCCATTACTGGTGCCGATAGAGAGCAATTGCCTGTTATTTTTGTTATTCAAGATAATGGATATGGAATTTCTGTACCTAAGAAAGACCAAACAGCCAATAGAAAAGTAATAGATAATTTCAGTGGCTATAAGAATCTTCATCTTATTCATTGTAATGGTAAGGACGTTTTTGATTCCATGAACGCTATGCATGAAGCCAAGCAACATGCTTTAGAAACAGGAAACCCTGTGCTTCTTCATGCAAATTGTGTGAGAATGGGCTCGCATTCTAATTCTGATGATCATCTATTGTATAGAGATGAGCAAGAAAGAAATTATGTAAAGGAATACGATCCTTTGGCGAAATATCGTAGAATGCTAACTCGTTATAAAAGGTTTACAGAAGAAGAGTTAGCCGCCATTGAAGAAAAAGCAATTAAAGCAGTTAAGAAAGCTCATAAAATTGCCATCACAGCAAAAGATCCAAGTCCAGATTCAATCCATGATTTTGTGACTCCAGAACCGGTGGTAAGTATAAAATATCCAGAGGGTCTGCATACTCAAAACTCTGGCAAAAAAATTAAACTTATTACCGCTTTAAATGAAACCTTAAAATCGGAATTCCGTCGTAATCCAGATACTTATATATGGGGTCAAGATATGGCCAATAAGGATAAGGGAGGAATTTTCAATGTCTCTAAAGGTTTACAGCAGGAATTTGGAGTAAAAAGAGTTTTTAATGCACCAATCGCTGAAGATTTTATTGTAGGTACAGCAAATGGGATGAGTCGTTATAATGATGATATAAGAATCGTTGTAGAAGGAGCTGAATTTGCAGATTATTTTTGGCCAGCTATGGAGCAATTGGTAGAGTCTTCCCATGATTATTATCGTTCAAATGGTAAGTTTGTTCCTAATGTGACCATCAGGTTAGCTTCGGGTGGATATATTGGAGGTGGATTATATCATTCTCAAAATATTGAAGGAACTTTGACTACCTTCCCGGGGATTAGAGTGGTTTATCCTGCTTTTGCAGATGATGCTGCTGGTTTACTAAGAACTTCAATACGTTCCAAAGGAATTACTCTTTTCCTAGAGCCTAAAGCATTATATAATGATCCAAAAGCAGAGGCTTATTGCCCAGATGATTTTGAAGTTCCTTTTGGAAAATGCAGAATCAGAAGAGAAGGTACAGATATGACCATCATTACTTATGGAAATACTTTGCCAATGAGTTTAGAAGTGGCTGAAACTTTGCAAAAAGAGGATGGTGCTAATGTGGAAGTATTAGATTTACGTTCCTTATTGCCTTTAGATAAAGAAGGTATTTTGAAGAGTGTAAAGAAAACAAACAGAGTTTTGGTGGTACATGAAGACAAAGTTTTTGGTGGATTTGGAGGAGAAGTTGCTGCTCAAATTTCAGCTGATGCTTTTGAGTTTTTAGATGCACCAGTAAAACGAATTGGAGCAGAGTTTACACCCGTAGGTTTTAATAGGATTCTTGAAAACGCCATTCTTCCCAATGCTAAAAGAATTTTAGATGCCTCGAGAGAATTATTAAATTACTAA
- the rsfS gene encoding ribosome silencing factor: MIKFIQNHTSEQLVKAVVDGMQERKAQEITTIDLRSIPTAICDFFVVCHGSSNTQVEAIAESVGMEAKKQLNDRPLHVEGAQAAEWILMDYVDVVVHVFQETSRRFYNLEGLWADAEITTVQESMTK; the protein is encoded by the coding sequence ATGATAAAATTTATTCAGAATCATACATCAGAACAACTAGTTAAGGCAGTTGTTGACGGAATGCAAGAGAGAAAAGCACAAGAAATAACCACTATTGACTTAAGAAGTATACCTACAGCAATTTGTGACTTCTTTGTGGTATGCCATGGAAGCTCAAACACTCAAGTAGAAGCCATAGCAGAATCAGTGGGAATGGAAGCAAAAAAACAACTGAACGACAGACCATTACATGTAGAAGGCGCACAAGCTGCTGAGTGGATATTAATGGACTATGTGGACGTTGTGGTTCATGTATTTCAAGAAACAAGCCGTAGATTTTACAATCTAGAAGGTTTGTGGGCTGATGCCGAGATAACTACTGTACAAGAAAGTATGACAAAATAA
- a CDS encoding phosphatidate cytidylyltransferase, which yields MKNLIIRTLAGAVFASLIIGSILYHPIAVFIVFFAFNAIALFEYTRMFKKQGSPIQTSSVIFMGSLIYLLIGSYANGWIEVKMLYAIIPLTFIFFISSLFQRTESPFEDLGIKVLSLIYIAIPFGLFNIVANMGMIGENQTEPLLLISFFVLVWSSDTFAYLSGISFGNHRLFERISPKKSWEGSIGGAIATMIIAWFIGYYSGIFTPWIWVIIALFIVITATLGDLVESMLKRQTKVKDSGNIMPGHGGILDRFDAAIFSIPFYVFLLYLLA from the coding sequence TTGAAAAATCTAATCATAAGAACTTTAGCAGGAGCTGTATTTGCTTCACTAATCATCGGAAGCATCCTATATCACCCTATCGCAGTTTTTATTGTGTTTTTTGCTTTTAATGCCATCGCTCTTTTTGAATATACTCGTATGTTCAAAAAACAAGGTAGTCCAATCCAAACAAGCTCTGTCATTTTCATGGGTAGTTTGATTTATTTACTCATTGGTTCTTATGCCAACGGCTGGATAGAAGTAAAAATGCTATACGCTATCATTCCTCTTACTTTCATCTTTTTCATTAGTTCATTATTCCAAAGAACCGAGAGTCCATTCGAAGATTTAGGTATAAAAGTATTATCACTCATCTATATTGCCATTCCCTTTGGTTTATTCAATATAGTTGCCAATATGGGAATGATTGGCGAAAATCAAACCGAACCATTATTACTTATTAGCTTCTTCGTTTTGGTGTGGTCAAGCGATACTTTTGCCTATTTAAGCGGAATTAGCTTTGGAAATCATCGTTTATTTGAGCGCATTTCCCCAAAAAAATCTTGGGAAGGAAGTATCGGAGGAGCTATTGCTACCATGATTATTGCATGGTTTATTGGTTATTACTCTGGAATATTTACGCCTTGGATCTGGGTTATTATCGCGCTATTTATCGTAATAACAGCAACTTTGGGTGATTTAGTGGAAAGTATGCTGAAACGCCAAACCAAAGTTAAAGATAGTGGCAACATCATGCCTGGGCACGGTGGAATCTTAGATCGCTTTGATGCAGCTATATTTTCTATACCTTTTTATGTATTTTTACTATATTTGCTGGCTTAG
- a CDS encoding flavodoxin, which translates to MNKIGLFYSFNTKNTSTAAEIILNAFGEKAIEAVNVEEATEDDFDKFSHFILGVPTWWDGELPNYWDEFLPSVEENSLEGKTFAIYGAGDQKGYPDNFVDAIGVMADFLEVRGGRVIGFTPNEGYIFDQSQALRDGVFVGLPLDFENQAGNVQASVEAWVKQLKKEF; encoded by the coding sequence ATGAATAAGATAGGATTATTTTATAGTTTTAATACTAAGAACACAAGTACCGCTGCGGAAATTATTCTTAATGCCTTTGGCGAAAAAGCAATTGAAGCTGTTAATGTTGAGGAAGCTACCGAAGATGATTTTGATAAATTCAGTCATTTTATCTTAGGAGTGCCAACCTGGTGGGATGGAGAATTACCTAATTATTGGGATGAATTCTTGCCTAGCGTTGAGGAAAACTCGTTGGAAGGAAAAACTTTTGCTATTTATGGAGCTGGAGACCAAAAAGGATATCCTGATAACTTTGTAGATGCCATTGGTGTTATGGCCGATTTTCTTGAAGTAAGAGGAGGAAGGGTTATTGGTTTTACTCCAAATGAAGGCTATATATTTGATCAGTCTCAGGCTTTAAGAGATGGTGTTTTTGTTGGTTTGCCATTGGATTTTGAAAACCAAGCAGGCAATGTTCAGGCTAGTGTGGAGGCTTGGGTGAAGCAGTTAAAGAAAGAATTTTAA
- the ftsH gene encoding ATP-dependent zinc metalloprotease FtsH: MADNNNNTNPKNQSKNPLNPGGKPGKPKFSFYWIYGIMAVIFIALTFFGNDTISKETDWGQVKTMLNNGDVEKIILVNKEIAEIYVKADKKSNYDIKTEGGSLTKKPDFSYQIGSIESFEKRVQEAQKNSPEPIFIRNETRQDWGKDIFGWVFPILLLVGVWFFIMRMMSKGGAGGGQIFNIGKSKAQLFDKESSVSVNFKDVAGLKEAKVEVMEIVDFLKKPKKYTELGGKIPKGALLVGPPGTGKTLLAKAVAGEAKVPFFSLSGSDFVEMFVGVGASRVRDLFKQAKEKAPCIIFIDEIDAIGRARGKNAMTGANDERENTLNQLLTEMDGFGSNAGVIILAATNRADILDTALLRAGRFDRQIHVELPELEERRAIFEVHTKPLKIGSHVDIEMLAKQTPGFSGADIANVCNEAALIAARQDKKQIEKQDFFDAIDRIIGGLEKRSKIINKQEKEVIAYHESGHATVSWLLEHAHPLVKVTIVPRGKALGAAWYVPEERQITTKEQMMDEMCATLGGRAAEQVIFNKISTGALNDLEKVSKQAFNMVAFFGLNDKLGNISYYDSSGQQEYQFQKPYSEKTAQVIDFEVSKLIEEAYKRALDLLDKNKDKLSMLANVLMEKEVIFREDLEKIFGSRSWDEGKDHLMINRGNENESTTEAVKEETVEAKVEEPKEEKV; this comes from the coding sequence ATGGCAGATAACAATAATAATACAAACCCGAAGAATCAATCCAAAAACCCACTAAACCCAGGAGGGAAGCCAGGGAAACCGAAATTCAGTTTTTATTGGATTTACGGTATTATGGCCGTCATTTTTATAGCTTTAACTTTCTTTGGAAATGATACCATCTCTAAAGAAACGGATTGGGGTCAGGTAAAGACCATGCTCAACAATGGAGATGTTGAAAAAATCATTCTTGTCAATAAAGAAATCGCAGAGATATATGTAAAAGCAGATAAGAAATCTAATTACGATATCAAAACTGAAGGGGGCTCATTAACCAAAAAGCCTGATTTTTCTTATCAGATTGGCAGCATAGAATCTTTTGAAAAAAGAGTTCAGGAAGCTCAAAAAAATTCCCCTGAACCGATTTTTATTCGAAACGAAACCCGTCAAGATTGGGGTAAAGATATTTTCGGATGGGTCTTTCCTATCCTCTTACTCGTTGGGGTTTGGTTCTTTATTATGCGAATGATGAGCAAAGGCGGTGCTGGAGGAGGCCAAATTTTCAATATTGGCAAATCAAAAGCTCAGCTCTTTGATAAAGAAAGTTCTGTATCCGTTAACTTTAAAGATGTTGCTGGTTTAAAAGAAGCAAAAGTAGAAGTAATGGAAATTGTAGACTTCCTCAAGAAACCCAAAAAATACACTGAACTTGGAGGTAAAATTCCAAAAGGAGCGCTACTTGTTGGCCCCCCAGGTACTGGTAAAACACTGTTAGCCAAAGCCGTCGCTGGTGAAGCTAAAGTACCGTTTTTCTCTCTTTCAGGTTCTGATTTTGTAGAGATGTTTGTAGGTGTGGGAGCTTCTAGAGTTCGTGACCTCTTCAAGCAAGCCAAAGAAAAAGCACCCTGTATCATTTTCATTGATGAGATTGATGCTATTGGTAGAGCTAGAGGAAAAAATGCCATGACTGGAGCCAACGACGAAAGGGAAAATACATTAAATCAGCTTTTAACAGAGATGGATGGTTTTGGTAGTAATGCTGGAGTTATCATTTTAGCCGCCACCAATAGAGCCGACATTTTAGACACTGCCTTATTAAGAGCAGGTCGTTTTGATAGACAAATCCATGTGGAACTTCCAGAACTAGAAGAAAGAAGAGCTATTTTTGAAGTTCATACCAAACCTTTAAAAATTGGTTCTCATGTGGATATTGAGATGTTAGCCAAACAAACCCCTGGTTTTTCAGGTGCTGATATTGCCAATGTTTGTAATGAAGCTGCATTAATTGCTGCTCGACAAGATAAGAAACAAATAGAAAAGCAAGATTTCTTCGATGCTATTGATAGAATAATTGGTGGGTTGGAGAAAAGAAGCAAAATCATCAACAAACAGGAAAAAGAAGTGATTGCTTATCACGAATCTGGTCATGCTACTGTAAGTTGGTTATTGGAACACGCTCACCCATTAGTAAAAGTCACTATTGTCCCTCGCGGTAAAGCTTTAGGCGCTGCATGGTATGTTCCAGAAGAACGACAAATCACAACTAAAGAACAGATGATGGACGAGATGTGTGCCACATTAGGAGGCCGTGCTGCTGAACAAGTCATCTTCAATAAAATTTCTACTGGTGCTTTAAACGATTTGGAGAAAGTAAGCAAACAAGCCTTTAATATGGTGGCATTCTTTGGATTGAATGATAAGCTTGGAAACATATCTTATTATGATTCTTCAGGACAACAAGAATATCAATTCCAGAAGCCTTATAGTGAAAAAACAGCTCAGGTCATTGATTTTGAAGTTAGTAAATTAATAGAGGAGGCTTATAAAAGAGCTTTAGATCTTTTAGATAAAAACAAAGACAAGCTTAGCATGCTAGCCAATGTATTAATGGAAAAAGAAGTTATTTTCCGTGAAGATTTGGAGAAAATTTTCGGTTCTCGCTCTTGGGATGAAGGTAAAGATCATCTCATGATTAACAGAGGAAACGAAAATGAATCCACTACTGAAGCAGTAAAAGAAGAAACTGTTGAGGCTAAAGTTGAAGAGCCTAAAGAAGAAAAAGTATAG
- a CDS encoding LUD domain-containing protein, which translates to MDEITSREKILKEVRNGLMTKLDNPYVSVNLEKPIMKPLEESIDLQFAQELSALGGKFIFCENEKELTDILSLLLKEENIGPLFCKHQDLRKHLDLAKIEYLSKDEDLKDCKSGLTECEFLIARFGSALMSSSLSSGRKLYSWPEVHLIVAYASQLVPETSDAIIGMRERYNGVLPSMMTMVTGASRTADIEKTLVMGAHGPKELFVFFIDDLME; encoded by the coding sequence ATGGACGAGATTACCTCAAGGGAAAAGATTCTAAAGGAAGTTAGAAATGGTTTAATGACCAAATTAGACAATCCTTATGTATCAGTAAATTTGGAGAAGCCTATCATGAAGCCTCTCGAAGAATCCATCGATCTACAATTTGCTCAAGAATTATCTGCATTAGGTGGGAAATTCATCTTTTGTGAAAATGAAAAAGAACTGACCGATATCCTCTCCTTATTACTAAAAGAAGAGAATATTGGTCCTCTATTTTGTAAACATCAAGATTTAAGAAAGCACCTAGATCTAGCAAAAATAGAATATCTTTCAAAAGATGAAGATCTAAAAGATTGCAAATCGGGACTCACAGAATGCGAATTCCTAATCGCCCGATTTGGTTCTGCTTTAATGTCCTCCTCATTAAGTTCTGGCCGTAAATTATACAGCTGGCCAGAGGTTCATCTAATTGTGGCCTATGCTTCTCAATTAGTTCCTGAAACTAGTGATGCGATTATTGGCATGCGCGAGCGTTATAATGGCGTTTTGCCATCGATGATGACCATGGTAACTGGAGCCAGTAGAACGGCTGATATTGAGAAAACCTTGGTTATGGGAGCCCATGGGCCAAAAGAGCTTTTCGTATTTTTTATTGACGATTTAATGGAATAA
- a CDS encoding phosphatidylserine decarboxylase family protein codes for MKLHREGKNIIRNSFFIVALLAFALLYFGPQIWWYQVPIGIAAIIFYTLIVRFFRVPNREFISKDGHIMSPADGKIVIIQEVFEDEYIKEKCLQISVFMSPYNVHINWFPFKGKVRYYKYHPGKYLVAWHPKSSLLNERTSVCIENENKQLVMLRQIAGAVARRIVCYAKVGQEVNQNDEVGFIKFGSRVDLYLPITAKPLVSVDEKVVGGRTVLAKF; via the coding sequence ATGAAACTCCATAGAGAAGGAAAAAACATAATACGAAATTCATTTTTTATAGTAGCATTGCTAGCTTTTGCATTGTTATATTTTGGACCCCAGATCTGGTGGTACCAAGTACCTATAGGCATAGCCGCGATTATTTTCTACACTCTAATTGTTCGTTTTTTCCGTGTTCCAAATAGAGAATTTATTTCTAAAGATGGCCATATCATGTCGCCAGCTGATGGAAAAATTGTGATCATTCAAGAAGTTTTTGAGGATGAATACATTAAGGAAAAATGCCTACAAATAAGTGTTTTCATGTCGCCATACAATGTTCACATCAATTGGTTCCCATTCAAAGGAAAAGTAAGATATTACAAATACCATCCTGGTAAATATCTAGTAGCTTGGCATCCAAAATCATCTTTATTGAACGAACGCACTTCCGTTTGTATAGAAAATGAAAACAAGCAATTGGTTATGCTTAGACAAATTGCCGGAGCAGTAGCTCGAAGAATAGTTTGTTATGCCAAAGTCGGACAAGAGGTAAATCAAAACGACGAAGTTGGCTTTATCAAATTTGGTAGCCGAGTAGATTTATACTTACCTATCACAGCCAAACCTTTGGTTTCTGTCGATGAAAAAGTGGTGGGTGGAAGAACTGTTCTAGCCAAATTCTAA